The proteins below come from a single Leptotrichia sp. oral taxon 223 genomic window:
- a CDS encoding autotransporter-associated N-terminal domain-containing protein has protein sequence MTNSIRKIKQDLRAYAKRCKDVHYTEGLLITFLVTGTLFVASNLFPASANTSIASQKQAISTSIKTIHQQVKATRKENDKLLKDTNLELIQLMEQGDHVVKSPWSSWQYGINYFNNNWNGTYKGRGDKKTKYPYEGVFQRSSDIYERTISTDSGNYGLLNRNRRTNFASGSAAGYGLASTKPVKEPIVPFEINAGIRPRSINKSAIRIADKTAVTPTLPEAISFTPPKPVIGLPKLPELPVPPTFNIQLGSYCNSMESCNSMHHEGGQYGYGGTIVGTVRSFEAGDNINITTNNPSLRYGWSDESGGHSALLYSYFDVTRGESTSAKTSILTGNLTVTSINPVTSDSSLPDYNKQFFLVGGSRVATLDNVVNTTLENKATVNLEGPLTVGFEAQTDDYFQNNYNRGVAAFFPYASKQGVRGLTNSGTITDDSEKNNSAIQAHISPGNSMKLKLADFGSGHSEIPVKNTNGYLGYKVGMILTFENVDTNTNSNYILKNDGTIKINGEKSIGIQVFAPGSPSKVTVSNTGTGGKGIFMGGIESYGMKWSSRVASDSTMENTGTIEISGDAGTETKPDGTVKILDSLSSGIAVIENKSYSGANNAIRAYTGKVKNNGEIKVSGGKGNTGMVLIVDAADDITNDTNGTITVSSAEKKQNIAMRVDKGSISTGASGTPKAINDGTINLDGDSSIGMVGTNADVVNNAGKKIGTTSGKTIINGIGMATSGGKLENEGEIELKGTGVSTNVGVYMIKGTANPTGTLGSNSKITVSGTNSTGVLVTNGTLTYGGSTTVTGAAGVAGAIVGDNNTNTADVTATGGTITVNDGAGGSAGVYEYTASDGKTKVKKGSYGLIVGKGSKFVGKTVGGTTTYANIDANVKGEQSIGVYAGEGSKVELKDHTVKAYEGAVNYDADKNSTITLKGTGTATTGQKSLLFYLGEDGSGKVAIDGKMNATIEGGTTPNTRGNAFYYVGNGGDFGKTQIVDWAKNNFGDGTNTTLGNLTLNMNKGSRLFIAQNVGMDLSDTTGDAVSKATGAHINGTDYKTFMLYLSKLTINQDVNLDDANDAYNQLEISNSSITNANTKTITGTKANQVAMAQENNRGLYARNKVVLSNEGTINLSGAGSTGMYAKFGELYNKATGTMTIGDKSTAIYGIDDSLIENAGKITIGSNSTGLYSEGSTSQAIKNTGTIETSGNDSVAISYKPDAGLGSGTVLENAGKITMTGDRNTAIYATGTPGYTAKNSGTITLGDSASITSPNVGLYTDHNTVTLQNTGKIESGNNTIGVYGHNVENSGDLKIGNAAVGIYSQSGNVNLTGGTITTGTDEAVGVYTVGSGQTVTNSGTAFNIGNNSFGFVNVGTGNTITSSISNVGLGDNNVYMYSNDTKGTVTNSTNITSTGEQNYGIYSAGTVTNNGNIDLSSGKGSVAVYSIKGGTATNNATITVGASDVANSLYSIGMGAGYSTTDTGNIVNKGTINVNGKHSIGMYASGAGSTATNDGNIVLNASNTTGIYADNGATAINNKSITTGSGTYTNAVGVYLGKDSKLINNKGATINIDAKNGVGVYLKGGTVANYGTITVNGASKTNNNDVDGNIIYKFTVPETGKGVGGVAIDAPAGAQTATITVNGVPQTPVVVNTTGRNPITVSASSIGLYVNTSGVDYTKSIDGLQNLTSEADLIIGNEAAESTNSKYILVNDPNIINPYKTAMLSNPNIKWNVYSGSISWIATPTLDPNDGSITSLYMAKVPYTEWAGRQTTPVDSTDTYNFTDGLEQRYGVEALGTRERKIFSKLNGIGNNEEVLLYQAFDEMMGHQYGNLQQRINATGNILDKEFRYLKHDWRNPSKQNNKIKVFGARDEYNTDTAGIINYTSNAYGVAYVHEDEKIKMGNSSGWYAGAVTNRFKFKDIGHSRENQTQLKAGIFKTMSPKKDYNGALQWTIGGDVFVGINDMKRRYLVVDDVFQAKSDYHSYGAALKTDLGYDIRMSERTHLRPYGALKMEYGRFNTIKEDNGEMRLEVKGNDYFSVKPEVGMEFRYVQPLAVRTNLTVGLSAAYENELGKMASKNNQGRVRYTSADWFGIRGEKEDRRGNGKFDLNIGVDNTRFGVTVNGGYDTKGNNVRGGIGFRAIY, from the coding sequence ATGACAAATAGCATCAGAAAAATAAAGCAGGATTTGCGAGCTTATGCAAAAAGATGTAAAGATGTGCACTATACAGAAGGCCTGTTAATAACATTTTTAGTTACTGGAACTCTTTTTGTGGCAAGTAATCTGTTCCCAGCTTCAGCAAATACAAGTATTGCAAGTCAAAAGCAGGCAATCTCTACATCGATTAAGACAATACATCAGCAAGTTAAAGCAACACGGAAAGAAAATGACAAATTATTAAAAGATACAAATCTTGAACTTATTCAATTAATGGAACAAGGGGATCACGTTGTAAAGTCGCCTTGGAGCAGCTGGCAATATGGTATAAATTATTTTAATAATAACTGGAACGGGACTTATAAAGGACGTGGAGATAAGAAAACGAAATATCCATATGAAGGAGTATTTCAAAGAAGTTCAGATATCTATGAAAGAACAATCTCGACAGACAGTGGAAATTATGGATTGTTAAACAGAAACAGAAGAACAAACTTCGCTTCAGGCTCAGCCGCTGGATATGGTCTAGCAAGTACAAAACCAGTAAAAGAACCAATCGTACCATTTGAGATAAACGCAGGAATACGTCCAAGAAGCATAAATAAATCAGCAATAAGAATAGCAGATAAGACGGCAGTTACACCTACATTGCCAGAAGCAATTAGTTTTACACCGCCAAAACCAGTTATTGGATTGCCAAAATTACCAGAATTACCAGTACCACCTACTTTTAATATACAATTAGGATCATATTGTAATAGTATGGAAAGTTGTAATTCTATGCATCATGAGGGAGGACAATACGGATATGGTGGTACTATTGTAGGAACCGTAAGATCGTTTGAGGCAGGAGATAATATAAATATTACAACAAATAATCCTTCATTAAGATATGGTTGGTCAGATGAATCGGGTGGACATAGTGCACTTTTATATTCATATTTTGATGTTACAAGAGGTGAAAGTACAAGTGCAAAAACTTCAATTTTAACTGGTAATTTAACAGTAACCTCTATAAATCCAGTAACTAGTGATAGTAGTTTACCTGATTACAATAAGCAATTTTTCTTGGTTGGAGGTTCAAGAGTAGCTACTCTTGACAACGTAGTTAACACAACATTAGAAAATAAGGCAACTGTAAATTTAGAAGGACCACTTACAGTAGGATTTGAAGCACAAACAGATGATTATTTTCAAAACAATTATAATAGAGGTGTTGCAGCCTTTTTTCCTTATGCAAGCAAACAAGGAGTACGTGGTTTAACAAATTCAGGGACAATAACTGATGATTCAGAAAAAAATAACTCAGCTATACAGGCTCATATTTCTCCTGGAAATTCAATGAAACTGAAATTAGCAGATTTTGGATCTGGTCATAGCGAGATACCAGTAAAAAATACAAATGGGTATCTAGGATACAAGGTTGGTATGATATTAACATTTGAAAATGTAGATACAAATACTAATTCAAATTATATTTTGAAAAATGATGGAACGATAAAAATTAATGGAGAAAAATCAATAGGGATTCAAGTATTTGCACCAGGATCTCCAAGTAAGGTAACAGTATCAAATACTGGTACTGGGGGAAAAGGTATCTTTATGGGTGGAATTGAAAGTTATGGTATGAAATGGTCTTCACGTGTTGCAAGTGACAGTACAATGGAAAATACTGGAACTATTGAAATATCTGGAGATGCAGGTACAGAAACTAAACCAGATGGTACTGTAAAAATATTGGATTCATTATCATCAGGAATTGCAGTTATAGAAAATAAAAGTTATTCAGGAGCTAATAATGCAATAAGAGCATATACAGGAAAAGTTAAGAATAATGGAGAAATTAAAGTATCTGGTGGTAAAGGTAACACAGGTATGGTTTTAATTGTGGATGCTGCTGATGATATAACGAATGATACAAATGGAACGATTACTGTAAGCAGTGCTGAAAAAAAACAAAATATAGCTATGAGAGTAGATAAAGGATCAATATCAACAGGTGCAAGTGGAACACCAAAAGCAATAAATGATGGAACAATCAATCTGGATGGAGATTCATCAATAGGAATGGTTGGAACAAATGCAGACGTTGTTAATAATGCTGGAAAGAAAATAGGGACTACCAGTGGCAAGACAATCATTAATGGGATTGGTATGGCAACAAGTGGTGGAAAACTTGAAAATGAAGGTGAAATTGAATTAAAAGGTACAGGAGTTTCGACTAACGTTGGTGTATATATGATTAAAGGAACTGCCAATCCGACTGGAACACTTGGTTCAAACAGTAAAATCACAGTAAGTGGTACTAACTCAACAGGAGTATTGGTTACAAATGGTACATTGACTTACGGTGGAAGCACTACGGTTACAGGAGCAGCGGGAGTTGCTGGGGCGATTGTTGGAGATAATAACACCAATACAGCGGATGTGACTGCTACAGGTGGTACAATCACGGTAAATGATGGTGCAGGCGGTTCTGCCGGAGTGTATGAATATACAGCTTCTGATGGGAAAACTAAAGTCAAAAAAGGTTCTTACGGACTTATTGTAGGAAAAGGTTCAAAATTTGTAGGAAAAACTGTGGGAGGAACAACAACATATGCAAATATTGATGCCAATGTAAAAGGTGAACAGTCTATCGGAGTGTATGCTGGAGAAGGTTCAAAAGTAGAACTTAAGGATCATACTGTAAAAGCGTACGAGGGAGCGGTAAACTATGATGCTGATAAAAATTCAACTATAACATTAAAAGGAACAGGAACTGCGACTACAGGGCAAAAATCATTACTATTCTATCTTGGTGAAGATGGTTCAGGAAAAGTTGCGATAGATGGAAAGATGAATGCGACTATTGAGGGTGGAACTACTCCTAATACCAGAGGAAATGCCTTTTATTATGTAGGAAATGGTGGCGACTTTGGAAAGACTCAGATTGTAGACTGGGCAAAAAATAATTTTGGAGACGGAACAAATACAACTTTAGGAAATCTAACTCTAAATATGAATAAAGGCTCAAGACTGTTTATCGCTCAAAATGTTGGAATGGATTTATCTGATACAACGGGAGATGCTGTCTCAAAAGCTACAGGAGCACATATAAATGGAACTGACTATAAGACATTTATGCTGTACTTAAGTAAACTTACAATTAATCAGGATGTAAACTTGGATGATGCCAACGACGCATACAATCAGCTTGAAATTTCAAATTCATCAATAACGAATGCAAATACTAAGACTATAACAGGAACAAAGGCTAATCAGGTTGCAATGGCTCAGGAAAATAACAGGGGTCTGTATGCAAGAAATAAGGTTGTCTTGTCAAATGAAGGAACAATTAACTTAAGTGGTGCAGGTTCTACAGGAATGTATGCTAAGTTTGGAGAATTATACAACAAGGCAACAGGAACTATGACAATAGGTGACAAATCAACTGCTATTTATGGTATTGATGATTCATTGATTGAAAATGCAGGTAAGATTACAATAGGTTCTAATTCAACAGGATTGTATTCAGAAGGTTCCACATCACAGGCGATAAAAAATACAGGAACTATAGAAACGTCTGGAAATGATTCGGTTGCAATTTCTTACAAACCAGATGCGGGACTTGGTTCAGGAACAGTGCTTGAAAATGCAGGAAAAATAACAATGACAGGTGATAGAAATACAGCGATTTACGCAACAGGGACACCAGGATACACAGCTAAAAATAGCGGAACAATCACATTGGGAGATTCGGCATCAATTACAAGTCCTAATGTTGGGCTTTATACAGATCATAACACTGTAACATTGCAAAATACAGGGAAAATAGAGTCTGGAAACAATACAATTGGAGTGTATGGACACAATGTAGAAAATTCAGGTGACTTGAAGATAGGAAATGCTGCAGTTGGAATTTACTCTCAAAGCGGAAATGTTAATTTAACAGGAGGAACAATCACAACTGGAACAGATGAAGCAGTTGGAGTTTACACAGTAGGAAGCGGACAGACTGTTACAAATAGTGGAACTGCATTTAATATTGGAAACAACTCATTTGGATTTGTAAACGTCGGAACAGGAAATACCATAACTTCAAGCATTTCAAATGTAGGGCTTGGAGACAACAATGTGTACATGTATTCAAATGATACTAAAGGTACAGTAACAAACTCTACAAACATAACTTCTACTGGAGAACAGAACTATGGAATCTATTCAGCAGGTACAGTAACAAATAATGGAAACATTGACTTGTCAAGCGGAAAAGGAAGTGTGGCAGTTTACAGTATTAAAGGTGGAACTGCGACAAATAATGCAACAATCACTGTAGGGGCATCGGATGTTGCAAACAGCCTTTACTCAATAGGTATGGGTGCAGGATATTCTACAACTGATACGGGAAACATTGTAAATAAAGGAACAATTAATGTAAATGGAAAACACAGTATAGGTATGTATGCAAGTGGAGCAGGAAGTACGGCAACAAATGATGGAAATATTGTATTGAATGCAAGCAACACAACAGGTATTTACGCTGATAATGGAGCGACAGCAATTAATAACAAATCAATTACAACTGGTTCAGGAACTTACACAAATGCAGTAGGGGTATATCTTGGAAAAGATTCTAAATTGATAAATAACAAAGGCGCAACAATTAATATAGATGCTAAAAATGGTGTGGGAGTTTACTTGAAAGGTGGAACGGTAGCAAACTACGGAACAATCACAGTAAATGGTGCTTCTAAAACAAATAACAATGATGTGGATGGAAACATAATATACAAATTTACAGTGCCTGAAACAGGAAAAGGTGTAGGTGGAGTAGCAATCGACGCACCAGCAGGAGCCCAAACGGCTACAATCACAGTAAATGGAGTGCCACAAACACCAGTGGTAGTAAATACAACAGGTAGAAACCCAATAACAGTATCAGCTTCAAGTATTGGACTGTATGTAAATACATCAGGAGTTGACTACACAAAATCAATAGATGGGTTGCAAAACTTGACAAGTGAAGCAGACTTAATTATTGGTAACGAAGCGGCTGAATCAACAAACAGTAAATATATATTAGTAAACGATCCTAATATAATAAATCCGTATAAAACAGCAATGCTAAGCAATCCAAACATTAAATGGAATGTGTACTCAGGTTCAATAAGCTGGATAGCTACTCCGACATTGGATCCGAATGACGGTTCAATAACAAGCCTATATATGGCAAAAGTACCATATACAGAATGGGCAGGAAGACAGACTACACCAGTAGACAGCACAGATACATACAACTTTACAGATGGGCTTGAGCAAAGATACGGAGTTGAAGCTTTAGGAACTAGGGAAAGAAAGATATTCAGTAAATTAAATGGAATTGGAAACAACGAGGAAGTATTGCTGTACCAAGCATTCGACGAAATGATGGGACATCAATATGGAAACCTTCAACAAAGAATCAATGCAACTGGAAACATACTGGACAAGGAATTCAGATACCTGAAACACGACTGGAGAAATCCGTCTAAGCAAAACAACAAGATTAAAGTGTTTGGTGCAAGAGATGAGTACAACACTGATACAGCTGGAATCATTAACTACACAAGCAATGCTTACGGTGTGGCTTATGTTCACGAAGATGAAAAAATCAAGATGGGCAACTCAAGCGGATGGTATGCAGGAGCTGTAACAAACAGATTCAAGTTTAAGGATATAGGACATTCAAGAGAAAATCAAACTCAGCTTAAAGCAGGAATTTTTAAGACAATGTCGCCTAAGAAAGATTACAATGGAGCATTGCAGTGGACAATCGGCGGAGATGTATTCGTAGGTATCAATGATATGAAACGTAGATACCTGGTTGTAGATGACGTATTCCAGGCAAAATCTGACTATCATTCTTACGGAGCGGCATTAAAGACAGATTTGGGATATGACATAAGAATGAGTGAAAGAACACATTTACGTCCATACGGAGCGTTGAAGATGGAATACGGAAGATTCAATACCATTAAAGAAGATAACGGGGAAATGAGACTGGAAGTAAAAGGGAACGACTACTTCTCAGTTAAGCCGGAAGTCGGAATGGAATTCAGATATGTACAGCCACTTGCAGTGAGAACAAATCTGACAGTGGGATTGTCAGCCGCCTATGAAAACGAATTAGGCAAGATGGCAAGCAAGAACAACCAAGGAAGAGTAAGATACACAAGCGCAGACTGGTTTGGAATAAGAGGGGAAAAGGAAGACAGAAGAGGAAATGGTAAATTTGACTTGAATATCGGAGTTGACAACACAAGATTCGGAGTGACAGTAAATGGAGGATATGACACTAAAGGAAATAATGTAAGAGGTGGAATAGGATTTAGAGCTATTTACTAG
- a CDS encoding aspartate kinase, protein MIIVHKYGGTSVATTEKIMNIAKYLGSVKDSGNDVVVVVSAMGKTTDALIRLAHEITDKPDLREMDRLMSTGEQQTIALLSIALQTLGHEAISLTGAQAGIKTSGHYTKNRIEDINGKDIKEHLSKGKIVVVAGFQGVNEAGDVTTLGRGGSDTSAVALAAALGGKCEIYTDVDGIYTIDPRVYKKAKKLPVISYDEMMELAFLGAGVMEPRAVELGSKYGVEIYVGKSLGERNGTIITSVEKTKENKEMEQKVITGVSINENMVMINVEEIPTNAQNVYEIFEKAEANGINIDMISQNDVTSHHGSFAFTCPKTDTAALEKIGEEIESEFPQTSFIINPYVTKVSVVGIGLISNIGVAAKMFKILSENDISFHQVSTSEISISLVVDEVMGKRVAELFAKEFDL, encoded by the coding sequence GTGATTATCGTGCATAAATATGGCGGAACTTCGGTTGCTACAACTGAGAAAATAATGAATATTGCAAAATATCTGGGAAGTGTAAAGGATTCTGGAAATGATGTAGTTGTCGTGGTTTCAGCCATGGGGAAAACAACGGATGCCTTAATAAGATTGGCACACGAAATTACTGATAAACCTGATTTGAGGGAGATGGACAGGCTGATGTCGACTGGAGAACAGCAGACAATCGCATTACTGAGCATTGCTTTGCAGACACTTGGACATGAGGCCATCTCGCTTACAGGGGCTCAGGCGGGAATAAAAACGAGCGGACACTATACCAAAAATAGAATTGAGGATATTAACGGAAAAGACATAAAGGAACATTTGTCAAAAGGAAAAATTGTAGTTGTAGCTGGATTTCAGGGAGTAAATGAAGCAGGCGATGTGACAACTTTGGGACGTGGAGGATCTGATACATCTGCAGTAGCTCTAGCTGCAGCACTTGGTGGAAAATGTGAAATTTACACAGATGTTGACGGAATTTATACAATTGATCCGAGAGTTTATAAAAAGGCGAAAAAATTACCTGTAATTTCTTATGATGAAATGATGGAGCTAGCTTTTCTGGGAGCTGGAGTAATGGAGCCAAGAGCCGTTGAGCTTGGAAGCAAATATGGTGTAGAAATTTACGTTGGAAAATCGCTTGGAGAAAGAAACGGAACGATTATAACGTCGGTAGAAAAAACGAAGGAGAATAAGGAAATGGAGCAGAAAGTAATAACTGGAGTATCAATTAATGAAAATATGGTAATGATAAACGTGGAGGAAATCCCGACAAATGCACAGAATGTGTATGAAATTTTTGAAAAGGCTGAAGCAAACGGAATAAATATTGATATGATAAGCCAAAATGATGTGACTAGTCATCACGGAAGCTTTGCTTTTACTTGTCCAAAAACAGATACAGCAGCACTTGAAAAAATCGGAGAGGAAATAGAATCAGAATTTCCGCAAACATCATTTATAATTAATCCATATGTTACAAAAGTTTCGGTAGTAGGAATCGGACTGATAAGTAACATTGGAGTAGCTGCTAAAATGTTTAAAATTCTATCAGAAAACGATATAAGCTTCCATCAGGTTTCTACTTCTGAAATCAGTATTTCGTTAGTTGTAGACGAAGTTATGGGCAAAAGAGTGGCTGAGTTATTTGCAAAGGAATTTGACTTGTAG
- the lysA gene encoding diaminopimelate decarboxylase, with product MKLFGTSKVNEKGNLSIGGVDAVELVKEFKTPLYVMDQELVETTIDKMKEAFKSNRFDTQIAYAGKAFLSMGMLKLVDAKELDLDVVSGGELYTAYKAGFPMNRVHLHGNNKTVEELEMAIEFGIKEIVIDNEDEIGKIEKICREKGKKQAVLVRIDPGIEAHTHHYIKTSGLTSKFGISLFQDNLFDIIKRLNDNEWIEFKGFHTHIGSQIFQSAFFIFALDEIFKYLDKLKKELGIVVHTVNMGGGFGVYYKEGDDPKPIEEVLSEIITYTEAMEIKYQIGFKELCIEPGRSIVGNAGTTLYEVGGIKETVGGKTYVFIDGGMSDNIRTALYQAEYEAGVVNKMNDTDVRDITLAGKLCESGDIIIEKGKLPKSTEIGDIVAVTTTGAYCYTMSSNYNRMMRPAVVFVKDGKAKVAVKRETLDDLIRNDEIFEL from the coding sequence ATGAAATTATTTGGAACATCGAAAGTTAATGAAAAAGGGAATTTATCGATAGGGGGAGTGGATGCGGTTGAACTTGTAAAAGAGTTTAAAACACCACTTTATGTAATGGATCAGGAGCTTGTTGAAACGACTATTGACAAAATGAAAGAAGCTTTTAAGTCGAATAGGTTTGATACACAGATTGCTTATGCGGGGAAAGCGTTTTTGTCAATGGGGATGTTAAAGCTGGTTGATGCTAAGGAACTTGATTTGGATGTGGTTTCTGGCGGGGAGCTTTATACTGCCTATAAGGCAGGATTTCCAATGAACAGGGTGCATTTGCACGGGAACAATAAGACTGTGGAAGAGCTGGAAATGGCAATTGAATTTGGGATAAAGGAGATTGTTATTGATAATGAGGATGAGATTGGTAAAATTGAGAAAATTTGCCGTGAGAAAGGGAAGAAGCAGGCTGTGCTTGTGAGAATTGATCCAGGAATAGAGGCACATACGCATCATTATATTAAGACTTCGGGGCTTACTTCAAAATTTGGGATTTCATTGTTTCAGGATAATCTGTTTGACATAATTAAAAGGCTGAATGATAATGAATGGATTGAGTTTAAAGGTTTTCATACACATATTGGTTCACAAATTTTCCAATCGGCATTCTTTATATTTGCTCTGGATGAGATTTTTAAATATTTGGATAAATTGAAAAAAGAGTTGGGAATAGTAGTTCACACAGTAAATATGGGTGGAGGATTTGGAGTTTACTACAAGGAAGGGGATGATCCGAAACCGATAGAGGAAGTTCTGAGCGAAATAATAACTTATACGGAAGCAATGGAAATCAAGTATCAGATTGGATTTAAGGAGCTTTGTATTGAGCCGGGAAGAAGTATTGTCGGAAATGCAGGAACTACTTTGTATGAAGTTGGAGGAATTAAGGAAACAGTTGGTGGAAAAACGTATGTGTTTATAGATGGAGGAATGTCGGATAATATAAGAACGGCACTTTATCAGGCAGAATATGAGGCGGGAGTCGTGAATAAGATGAATGATACAGATGTGAGAGATATAACTTTGGCAGGAAAGCTGTGTGAATCTGGAGATATTATCATTGAAAAGGGTAAATTGCCAAAATCAACAGAAATAGGGGATATTGTGGCGGTAACGACGACTGGAGCATATTGCTACACAATGTCAAGCAACTATAACAGAATGATGCGTCCAGCAGTTGTATTTGTAAAGGATGGAAAAGCTAAAGTTGCGGTAAAAAGGGAAACACTAGATGATTTGATTAGAAATGATGAAATTTTTGAATTATAA
- a CDS encoding SDR family oxidoreductase: MKTVLITGASSGIGYELAKIYAENGYNLVVVARNGDKLEILKKEIFEEISKNIEVIVIENDLSQENAAERLYNQIKSSNLKINTLVNNAGVGIYGKFSEFDEETMKRNDAMINLNIKAVVELTRLFLADMIKNENGEILNVSSVAAFMPGPLMSTYYASKAFVQSFTEAVREEMRNDIHAKNIKISVLCPGPTATGFEKSSNLEESSLFERMKVMTAKKVAEIGYKEFQKGKATIIPGIFNRIAVFGTRFFSRKLIVRTAGKIQEKKKGS; encoded by the coding sequence ATGAAAACAGTTTTGATAACAGGGGCAAGCAGTGGAATTGGATATGAACTTGCTAAAATTTATGCAGAAAATGGGTATAATCTGGTTGTTGTGGCACGGAATGGGGATAAGTTGGAAATTTTGAAAAAAGAAATTTTTGAGGAAATTTCTAAAAATATTGAAGTAATAGTAATTGAGAATGACTTATCGCAGGAAAATGCTGCTGAAAGGCTTTATAATCAGATAAAATCCAGCAATCTTAAAATTAATACGCTTGTAAATAATGCTGGAGTTGGTATTTATGGCAAGTTTTCTGAATTTGATGAGGAAACTATGAAGAGAAATGATGCGATGATAAACTTGAATATAAAGGCAGTTGTAGAATTGACGAGGCTGTTTTTGGCTGATATGATAAAAAATGAAAATGGCGAAATATTGAATGTTTCTTCGGTTGCAGCTTTTATGCCAGGGCCTCTGATGAGTACGTATTATGCGAGTAAAGCCTTTGTGCAGTCGTTTACTGAAGCGGTTAGGGAAGAAATGAGAAACGATATTCATGCAAAAAATATAAAAATATCGGTTCTCTGTCCTGGTCCAACGGCTACTGGATTTGAAAAAAGCAGTAATTTGGAAGAAAGTTCGCTATTTGAACGAATGAAAGTTATGACAGCTAAAAAAGTGGCTGAAATTGGCTATAAGGAATTTCAGAAGGGGAAAGCAACTATAATTCCTGGAATTTTTAATAGAATTGCAGTTTTTGGAACTAGATTTTTTTCAAGAAAACTTATTGTAAGAACAGCTGGAAAAATTCAGGAAAAAAAGAAAGGTTCTTAA